From the Phyllopteryx taeniolatus isolate TA_2022b chromosome 16, UOR_Ptae_1.2, whole genome shotgun sequence genome, one window contains:
- the fkbp10a gene encoding peptidyl-prolyl cis-trans isomerase FKBP10 isoform X2 — translation MPKRCPREVQTEDFVRYHFNGTFQSNGKTFDSSHVRGKEYVSQVGVGRLIHGMDRGLLGTCVNERRRITVPPHLAYGSVGTGGVIPPDAILVYDVLLLDIWNSQDKIQIRSLSKPERCARAAAASDFVRYHYNGTLLSGKTFLSSHAKNATYDTYLGQGDLIAGMEEGLLGMCVAERRIVIVPPFLAYGEKGHGSVVPPQATLVFDVLMVDVFNPKDDLVVEVQEVPEGCERRSAVGDFIRYHYNGTFQDGTAFDSSYKRNSTYNTYVGRGYVIAGIDRALEGLCMGEKRKVVVPPHLAYGGEGVGELIPGSAVLVFHIHVLDFHKPDDAVEVKVVRRPEECGPGSREDDWLRYRYNCSLMDGTLLYSSDQYNSPSVTTLGANEVIPGLEQGLMGMCVGETREVVVPPHWGHGENGAGVVPASAVLFFQLELLELQKGVPKGFMFVWLGDVPEPLFPAMDLDGDRQVPLQEFSDFIALQVQRGNGRLRPGMPPDDIIRDMFDSQDLDKDGKIVVREVTLRVDDRDEL, via the exons ATGCCCAAACGTTGCCCTCGCGAAGTCCAAACGGAGGACTTTGTTCGGTATCACTTCAACGGAACCTTCCAGTCGAACGGCAAGACGTTCGACTCCAg TCATGTCCGAGGTAAGGAATATGTCAGTCAGGTGGGAGTGGGCCGCCTCATCCACGGAATGGACCGCGGCCTGCTGGGTACCTGTGTCAACGAGCGCCGTAGGATCACCGTCCCGCCGCACCTGGCCTACGGGAGCGTAGGAACAG GTGGCGTGATCCCGCCGGACGCCATCTTGGTTTACGACGTACTGTTGCTGGACATTTGGAACTCCCAGGACAAAATCCAAATCCGCAGTCTAAGCAAACCTGAGCGATGCGcacgcgccgccgccgcctccgacTTTGTGCGCTACCACTACAACGGCACCCTGCTCTCCGGGAAGACCTTTCTCTCCAg CCATGCTAAGAACGCGACCTACGACACGTACTTGGGGCAAGGCGACCTAATCGCGGGCATGGAGGAAGGCCTGCTGGGAATGTGCGTCGCAGAAAGACGCATCGTCATCGTCCCGCCGTTCCTGGCGTACGGAGAGAAAGGACACG GAAGTGTTGTGCCCCCTCAGGCCACGCTGGTGTTTGACGTTCTGATGGTGGACGTGTTCAACCCCAAAGACGACCTCGTGGTTGAAGTCCAGGAGGTCCCGGAAGGCTGCGAGCGGAGGAGTGCCGTGGGGGACTTCATCCGCTACCACTACAACGGCACCTTCCAGGATGGGACCGCCTTCGACTCCAG cTACAAGAGGAACAGTACGTACAACACGTACGTGGGCCGAGGCTACGTCATCGCAGGCATAGACCGAGCCCTGGAGGGTCTGTGCATGGGCGAGAAGAGGAAGGTGGTGGTGCCGCCTCACCTGGCGTACGGAGGAGAGGGCGTCG GCGAGCTGATCCCCGGCTCGGCCGTGCTGGTGTTCCACATCCACGTGCTGGACTTCCACAAGCCCGACGACGCGGTGGAGGTGAAAGTGGTCCGCCGGCCCGAGGAGTGCGGGCCGGGAAGCCGGGAGGACGACTGGCTCCGCTACCGCTACAACTGCTCGCTCATGGACGGCACGCTGCTGTACTCCTC gGACCAGTACAACTCTCCATCTGTCACCACGCTGGGAGCCAATGAGGTGATTCCGGGTCTGGAGCAGGGTTTGATGGGCATGTGCGTGGGCGAGACCAGGGAGGTGGTGGTCCCGCCGCACTGGGGTCACGGGGAAAACGGAG CTGGCGTGGTTCCGGCTAGCGCGGTGCTCTTCTTCCAGCTGGAGCTGCTGGAGCTGCAGAAAGGCGTCCCCAAAGGCTTCATGTTCGTGTGGCTGGGCGACGTCCCCGAGCCCCTCTTCCCCGCCATGGACCTGGACGGCGACCGCCAGGTGCCCCTGCAGGAG TTCTCGGACTTCATCGCGCTGCAGGTGCAGAGGGGCAACGGGCGCCTGAGGCCCGGCATGCCGCCCGACGACATCATCCGGGACATGTTCGACAGTCAGGACCTCGACAAGGACGGGAAGATCGTCGTCCGGGAGGTGACGTTACGGGTGGACGACCGGGACGAGTTGTAA
- the fkbp10a gene encoding peptidyl-prolyl cis-trans isomerase FKBP10 isoform X1: MFPLLLFLHVVALKCSAELLDVEVDRYHMPKRCPREVQTEDFVRYHFNGTFQSNGKTFDSSHVRGKEYVSQVGVGRLIHGMDRGLLGTCVNERRRITVPPHLAYGSVGTGGVIPPDAILVYDVLLLDIWNSQDKIQIRSLSKPERCARAAAASDFVRYHYNGTLLSGKTFLSSHAKNATYDTYLGQGDLIAGMEEGLLGMCVAERRIVIVPPFLAYGEKGHGSVVPPQATLVFDVLMVDVFNPKDDLVVEVQEVPEGCERRSAVGDFIRYHYNGTFQDGTAFDSSYKRNSTYNTYVGRGYVIAGIDRALEGLCMGEKRKVVVPPHLAYGGEGVGELIPGSAVLVFHIHVLDFHKPDDAVEVKVVRRPEECGPGSREDDWLRYRYNCSLMDGTLLYSSDQYNSPSVTTLGANEVIPGLEQGLMGMCVGETREVVVPPHWGHGENGAGVVPASAVLFFQLELLELQKGVPKGFMFVWLGDVPEPLFPAMDLDGDRQVPLQEFSDFIALQVQRGNGRLRPGMPPDDIIRDMFDSQDLDKDGKIVVREVTLRVDDRDEL, encoded by the exons ATGTTTCCTCTGCTGCTTTTCCTCCACGTCGTCGCCCTGAAATGTAGCGCCGAGCTGCTGGACGTCGAGGTAGACCGGTACCACATGCCCAAACGTTGCCCTCGCGAAGTCCAAACGGAGGACTTTGTTCGGTATCACTTCAACGGAACCTTCCAGTCGAACGGCAAGACGTTCGACTCCAg TCATGTCCGAGGTAAGGAATATGTCAGTCAGGTGGGAGTGGGCCGCCTCATCCACGGAATGGACCGCGGCCTGCTGGGTACCTGTGTCAACGAGCGCCGTAGGATCACCGTCCCGCCGCACCTGGCCTACGGGAGCGTAGGAACAG GTGGCGTGATCCCGCCGGACGCCATCTTGGTTTACGACGTACTGTTGCTGGACATTTGGAACTCCCAGGACAAAATCCAAATCCGCAGTCTAAGCAAACCTGAGCGATGCGcacgcgccgccgccgcctccgacTTTGTGCGCTACCACTACAACGGCACCCTGCTCTCCGGGAAGACCTTTCTCTCCAg CCATGCTAAGAACGCGACCTACGACACGTACTTGGGGCAAGGCGACCTAATCGCGGGCATGGAGGAAGGCCTGCTGGGAATGTGCGTCGCAGAAAGACGCATCGTCATCGTCCCGCCGTTCCTGGCGTACGGAGAGAAAGGACACG GAAGTGTTGTGCCCCCTCAGGCCACGCTGGTGTTTGACGTTCTGATGGTGGACGTGTTCAACCCCAAAGACGACCTCGTGGTTGAAGTCCAGGAGGTCCCGGAAGGCTGCGAGCGGAGGAGTGCCGTGGGGGACTTCATCCGCTACCACTACAACGGCACCTTCCAGGATGGGACCGCCTTCGACTCCAG cTACAAGAGGAACAGTACGTACAACACGTACGTGGGCCGAGGCTACGTCATCGCAGGCATAGACCGAGCCCTGGAGGGTCTGTGCATGGGCGAGAAGAGGAAGGTGGTGGTGCCGCCTCACCTGGCGTACGGAGGAGAGGGCGTCG GCGAGCTGATCCCCGGCTCGGCCGTGCTGGTGTTCCACATCCACGTGCTGGACTTCCACAAGCCCGACGACGCGGTGGAGGTGAAAGTGGTCCGCCGGCCCGAGGAGTGCGGGCCGGGAAGCCGGGAGGACGACTGGCTCCGCTACCGCTACAACTGCTCGCTCATGGACGGCACGCTGCTGTACTCCTC gGACCAGTACAACTCTCCATCTGTCACCACGCTGGGAGCCAATGAGGTGATTCCGGGTCTGGAGCAGGGTTTGATGGGCATGTGCGTGGGCGAGACCAGGGAGGTGGTGGTCCCGCCGCACTGGGGTCACGGGGAAAACGGAG CTGGCGTGGTTCCGGCTAGCGCGGTGCTCTTCTTCCAGCTGGAGCTGCTGGAGCTGCAGAAAGGCGTCCCCAAAGGCTTCATGTTCGTGTGGCTGGGCGACGTCCCCGAGCCCCTCTTCCCCGCCATGGACCTGGACGGCGACCGCCAGGTGCCCCTGCAGGAG TTCTCGGACTTCATCGCGCTGCAGGTGCAGAGGGGCAACGGGCGCCTGAGGCCCGGCATGCCGCCCGACGACATCATCCGGGACATGTTCGACAGTCAGGACCTCGACAAGGACGGGAAGATCGTCGTCCGGGAGGTGACGTTACGGGTGGACGACCGGGACGAGTTGTAA
- the p3h4 gene encoding endoplasmic reticulum protein SC65 encodes MLPRGLATALVFLGSGLLSARAQYEKYSFRSFPAGDLMPLDSTYEYALQQYGARNWAETVKYLEHSLRLRRLLRDSDAFCGRNCSAVSRGGGGEDDGHLRVLRHILVRAACLKKCKAGFPVFKLAHPSRQLLESFEKRTPYRYIQYAYFQLNNLAKTVSAAHTYLKKNPKDPPVTKNMNYYKTLVDVDPYLIDQEEQPYESVFVKSVTLYNSGDFSGSARHMEQAVTSYLDVYADCVAACDGSYEILEFKDFYPTLADLYLEALRCKVGCEQQLTPSVGGFFVDKFVATMYHYLQFSYYKLNDVKSAAPCAASYVLFDPGDKVMRQNVDYYRFYREQWGLADDGFQPRPEASRYFNQTTKQKEMLQFALNYLQTEDEGNVSPEAAAASRRSERPDAEFEGVGDYEESFLSEWWQDPKTKWDTGEVPE; translated from the exons ATGCTCCCTCGCGGCCTGGCGACGGCGTTGGTTTTCCTGGGCTCGGGCCTGCTCTCGGCTCGGGCCCAGTACGAGAAATACAGCTTCCGAAGCTTCCCCGCGGGCGATCTGATGCCGCTGGACTCTACGTACGAGTACGCGCTGCAGCAGTACGGCGCGCGCAACTGGGCCGAGACCGTCAAGTACCTGGAGCACAGCCTGAGGCTCCGCCGGCTGCTGCGGGACAGCGACGCCTTCTGCGGCCGCAACTGCAGCGCCGTGAGCCGGGGAGGGGGCGGCGAGGACGACGGGCACCTCCGCGTCCTGCGCCACATCCTCGTGAGGGCGGCGTGCCTGAAGAAGTGCAAGGCCGGCTTTCCCGTGTTTAAGCTCGCGCACCCGAGCCGGCAGCTCCTGGAGAGCTTCGAGAAACGGACGCCCTATCGATACATACAGTACGCCTACTTCCAG CTGAACAATTTGGCGAAGACCGTGTCGGCGGCTCACACCTACCTGAAGAAGAACCCTAAAGACCCCCCGGTGACCAAGAACATGAACTACTACAAGACGCTGGTGGACGTGGACCCCTATCTCATCGACCAGGAGGAGCAGCCATATGAG AGTGTGTTTGTGAAGAGCGTGACGCTGTACAACAGCGGCGACTTCAGCGGCAGCGCTCGGCACATGGAGCAGGCCGTCACCTCCTACTTGGACGTGTACGCCGACTGCGTGGCCGCCTGCGACGGATCGTACGAGATCCTCGAGTTCAAGGACTTTTATCCAACGTTGGCCG ATTTGTACTTGGAGGCGCTGCGATGTAAGGTGGGCTGCGAACAGCAGTTGACCCCCAGCGTGGGGGGCttctttgtggacaagtttGTGGCCACCATGTACCACTACCTCCAGTTCTCATATTATAAAC TGAACGACGTAAAGAGCGCCGCCCCGTGCGCCGCCAGCTACGTGCTGTTCGACCCCGGCGACAAGGTGATGCGTCAGAACGTGGACTACTATCGCTTCTACCGGGAACAGTGGGGTCTCGCCGACGACGGTTTCCAGCCGCGGCCC GAGGCCTCCAGATACTTCAACCAGACCACCAAGCAGAAGGAAATGCTGCAGTTTGCACTCAACTACCTACAAACAGAGGACGAG GGCAACGTGAGTCCGGAGGCAGCGGCCGCCTCCCGGCGTTCCGAGCGCCCCGACGCCGAGTTCGAGGGGGTCGGCGACTACGAGGAGTCCTTCCTGTCCGAGTGGTGGCAGGACCCCAAGACCAAGTGGGACACCGGCGAGGTGCCGGAGTGA